In Comamonas koreensis, the genomic stretch GTGTCAATGCCCATCTTGACGGCGACCTTGCGCATCATCAAAGGGCCGGCATCATCCAGAACACCTCGCCCCTTGAGGCACAGCAGCGCCATGAAATGCCAGCGATCCTCGAAGGCGAGCAGGCGCAGCTTCTCGTCGTCGACCATCTCCGTGTAGGCGCGAAACCAGGGCAGCTGCATGCTCACACCGCCTCCCATACGCGATAGCCATTGCGCAGCAGATCCGCGCCTTCAAACTGCACTACCTGGGTATGGCCACGTCGCTCAAGCTCGGGCAGGCGGCGGCAGATTTGCTCAACCGTCATGCCAGTGCATTCGGCCATCTCGCCTGCCGTCAGCGACTTCTCATCTTGCAGCGCTGCCATGATGCGGGAGACATGTCTGTCAGCAAACCGTGCCGAATGCTCTGCAGCGCAGGGGCTGCTCACAGGGTCATAGGCTCGGGTGTTGTTCATCGCAGTGCTCCTTTCAAAATACGTTGGGTTTTATGGTGAGAGGCCTGGGCTTGGGCCCCGCTCTCGATGAAATAGCCGGGGTATCGGGGATTGCGCTCCACGGTTCTGGATACCCGCTGCGGGCTGAACTTGGATGCAACAGACTGCGCCGGGCGGCTAAAGGCATTCGGGACCAACCCTGCGTGCACAGAAGCACCAAGGGTTGACCAGCCTGACTTGTTGAATCCGACGCGGCCCACCACGCCATAAGAGCCCCCTGCTTCTGAAACCGACTCCATGAGCGCTGCTTCATGCGCCACCACAGAACCGGGGGCCTGGCTCTGATCTTGGATGGCTTGTGACTTTGGTGTAGACATGTCACAATTAAACCATAGTTCAGAACAAATAGCAACTATAGTTAAGACGTTTTCTACGAGAATTTAAACCATGGTTGAATACAAAGACCGCCTGGTTCAGGCGATGACTGCTGCAGAGATGAAAACAGCCGATCTGGCAGACCGGCTGGGACTGTCCTACCAAGCGATCAAGAAGGTGGTGGACGGGAACACCAAGGCATTGACGGCGGAGAACAGCGCTCGCGCAGCGCAGCTGCTCAATGTCTCGTCTGATTGGCTGGCGCTGGGCGAAGGTACGATGTCGCGCTCCAACATGGTGATGCCCTATAGTGACCTGTCCCCTGCGCCGATTCCCGGGCGTCCCACCATCGCCGTGCCTGTGCTGTCCAACAGCGCATCGATGGGCTCAGGCGCAGAGTTGCTGGAGCACGACGTGCTGACAGGAGATCTGAAGCTCTCTCAGGAGTGGGTCACGCAGCGCGTCAAGCCTTCCCATGTGCAGGCGCTGCGTTTTATCCATGCCTATGGTGACTCGATGAAGGGCACCTTCAACGATGGCGATATCTTGCTGGTTGATACTGGCATTCGCCTGGTCGATATCGATGGGGTGTATGTGCTGTGCGCCCATGACCGACTTTTTGTAAAACGCGTGCGCCAACGCTGGGATGGCCAGTTCGAGATCAGCAGCGACAACCCGAGCATCAAGACCTCAGACTTGCTCGACGGCCGGGAGCAACTCGATGTGCGCGGCCGAGTTCTTTGGGCCTGGAATGGACAGAAGCTCTGACCACCAGCCAAAGCCTTGTCTTTACCCACCGCACGCTCGGGCTTTTGACCCACCAACTATTGATTGCAGGCGACCGGTGCAGATCACCGGTCAGCACTGCCTGCATACTTGGCGCCAATGCTGCACCCGACACCGGGCATCTTATTGTAGAAATTAAGAATAGTTCAGAAATTTACTTAACTATAGTTAAATTTTGATATTAACTTAGGTTTGACTATCTATCCATCCTGGCGAAGGCTAGCCAACAAGTGACACCGGACATAGCCCGCGCAAACCGTAACCCAAATAACGGATCCCGCGACTGCAGATGGTTCGGACCGGGCGCCGAAACCGCTGAAATTGGAAGACGCTAAGCCACGAACAAGCGCACATGATCGCAGAAAAGCATCTCATAGATATCATTTAATTAATTTTGATACCTATAATACTCAATGCAGCGATAGAGGTCATGACAATGGTGCGCAGCCTGTAGCAGTTCGCCATAGACGTGCTCCACAGAGAGCGGTTGATTCATTGAGGTAGCCAAAACCACCCCGTGTATTTACTAACAGCGCACTCCGACCAGCTAGTGCTGCGGTCCTCCCGTTCGAAGAGATGGCTTGATCGGGTGACCTCGTCTATAAGCGACGAGGTTAAGAGCGGCGAGCAATGCATGCCACTTCAGTGCGCAGTCCAGTAGCATGGCTCTGGAAAATGGAGATACTACTAACACATGTGCTCACATATATAGCTCAAAAGTCTGAGTAGATATTTGAACTGCGTGTCCAGCTAACGTCATAGGGGCTTGGCAACAATGCACAAATACAGCATGTTGAGTAAGGTATTTGAAGCAACGATCCATGGCTACCAAATAGATCCATATCGCTAACTTCCAAACTGGCCGAATAGCTCATGTGCAGCTTAATAAAGCAATGAGTACCTTATTAAAATACTTCAATAATTACTCATCCCCGCCCGACTTCGCCCGCCCGCCCATTTGCTCATCATAAAACTGGCCCAGGCCCAGGCTGCCCACATCGCGGCGCAAATGGATATCGTAGATAAAAATCTTGTTGAATACCCGGTCCAGCCGCACATACTGGTAGGTCGCCACCGTGGTTTCGTTCACCACGAGCTTGATGGGATCCGTTCTGTACACGCCGAAATGGCTGGTGGGCTTGAGTTTTATCTTCGAAAACGGCTCTGACGACAAATACACGTAGACAGGGGTGTACATTGAGTAAATATTGTCTTTGCGAATTAGGGGGGCAGCAAATACCATTACCACCCATTACCTGTGCCGCCATCAGAAATTCCGCACTGGATTCTCCCCCAGCGCGGATGGTAAATGACAGAAACGGCTACAGCGATTAACTCCGCGCTAACACTTAGCTATAATTGATAGCTATATGATATTCGATTAAATCTATTTGTGGTTAACAACAACTATCAGTTTGCAGTTGTTTGCTATTCGTGTGAAATCTGTTTTATGAGGGATGCAGCCACCGCCGCAGACCGTTGGTTGAAGCACCAGCCCCGGTGGCGCGGGGGCGGCTGTGCCAGCTGCGCTTCTACAGCGCAATATTTGCCATATTTTTATACAGTCCTGTGCTTGGCGGCCTTCAGCACCATATAGCCACAACGCATTCATTGCACTAGATAGTTAGCTTAAAAATTCATAGCAATTTCAGGCAACAGGTAGCAATTTGAGCCACAATACGGCAGTTGTCTTGCTGTGCTGGCTAAAGGTCGGCATGCCCCGGTTGTCGTAGTTCATGGCCTGCCCTCCTCCCCGTTCCGCCAAGCGCCCCGCCAAAAAGAAAAAAGCATCCAAGTCCGCCCCCGGCCTGCTGCGCGGTTATTTACGCGGCATGGTGGGCAAAGGGGCGATTGCCGCCTACAGCGCGGTCGCAGCCATCGCGTCGGCCGCCTATGTGCCGCAACTCGACCCTATCCGCCAATGGGCGGTCAGCCATAGCACTCAGTGGCTGCAGCAGCTGCCGCCGGTGCAAACGGTGCAGCACTGGGTGGAAGAGGTCCAGTCCACCGCGGCAGACTGGCAAAGCCGCTTTCTAGAGATTGCCCGGCAAAGCCGGGGCGCTGCGTCAGATGCCGGGCACGCTTCAGCCACCCCCACCCCGCCCCCTTCCAGCCAGGCGAGCAGCGATAAAGGCAGCCAGGGCTTTGCCGACTGCGCCGAGCAGCTGCCCGCCAGCGCGCCGCTCAGTGCTGCCAGTGTGGGGCGCAACTGGATGCCCGTCACCCTGTGCTCGACCGGGTTTGCGGTGCTTTATTCGGGGCTGTCCAAAACGCCGATCGTCACGGTGGAGCGCTTGAGCCGCCAGCGGCTGCAAGGCGCGGCGGGCTTGCAGCGCACCGACCACTTTTATGCCGATGCGCGCCTGCGCGCGGCCTACAAGGCCGAGCTGTCCGATTACCAGGCCAGTGGCTATGACCGGGGCCATATGGCGCCGGCAGCGGACCAGAGCACCGCCACCGGCATGGCGCAGTCCTTTGCGCTGTCCAACATGGTGCCGCAGGACCCGACGCACAACCGCCAGGTCTGGTCCAAGCTCGAAGCGGATGTGCGCAAGTACGCCAAGCGCGCCAGCGGCAACGTGTTTGTCTATACCGGCCCCTTGTTTGAGGGCCAGACCCCCACCATTGGCCGCAACCAGGTCTGGGTGCCCAGCCATTTGTACAAGCTGGTGTTTGATGAGCAGCAGCAACGCGCCTGGGCCTGGGTGCTGCCCAACCGGGGCGATGCGCAGCTGGGCGCGCCAATGAGCTATGCGCAATTTGTGCAGCGGACAGGGCGCAATTTTCTGCCCCATCTGCACTGAACCCTTTGGCTGAGCTTTAGGCGCCCGGCTTCATCCAATCGGCATGCCAGCCGCCCCCCAGCTCCTGGATGAGTTGGGCCGCTGCCAGTTGCTGGTTCAGCTGCAGCTGGATCAAGGATCGACGTGCCGACAGCGCTGTGGCCTGGGCGGTGACCACATCGGTATAGGGCACCTGGCCTTCCTTGTAGCGGTTGAGCATCTGCTGCTCGACCTTCTCGGCAGAATCGAGGCTTTGCTGCAGCAGCGGCTTTTGGGCATTGAGCGCCGCCACATTGCTCAGCACATCTTCGACCGCCTGGAACGCCGCCAGCACCGACTGGCGGTAGCTGGCCGTGCGGGCCGCATGCGCGGCGCGGGCCGAATCGACCTGCGCGGTGGTGGCGCCGGCGTTGAAAATGCTCTGGCTCAGCGATGCGCCCAGCGACCACAGCAGGCCCGAGGCGCTGAACAGGTTGCCGATGTTCGACCCCGAGCGGTTCAACGAGCCGCTCAGGCCCAGGCTCGGGTAGTAGGCCGCCTGGGCCACGCCGATCTGGGCATTGGCAGCAGCCACCGCGCGCTCGGCAGCGGCAATGTCGGGCCGGCGCTCCAGCAGGGTCGATGGCACCACGCCCGGAATCTCGGGCACGGTCACGTTCCAGGCGGCGGGCGGCAGGTCAAACTGCGCCGGCGCCTGGCCCGTCAACACGGCAATCGCATGCTCGTAGGTCTGGCGCGACTGGCGCAGGGACTCCACGCTGGCCTGGGTATTGGTTAACGTGGTCTGCGCCTGCAGCACTGCCGTGCGCGCCTCCACCCCCACGTCGTAGCGGTTCTGGGCAATCAGCAGGCTGCGCTGGTAACCCTCGATCGATTGCAGCAGGATCTGCATCTCGGCATCGGCCTCGCGCAGGCGGAAATAGTTCTGCACCAGGCTGCCCACGGCCGACAGGCGCGCAGCGGCCAGATCGGCTTCGCTCGCCTGGGCACTGCTTTGGGCGGCGCTCACCGATTCGCGCAGGCGGCCCCACAGGTCTGCATCCCAGGCGGCGCTGATGCCCAGCGAGGCACTGCCATTGCTGCTGGACTGGCTGCCACCCTGGCGCGTCTGGCCCAGGCTGCCACTGACGGTCGGCAGCAAGCCGGCCTGCTCCACGCGCAACGCGGCCTGGGCTTGCTGCACAGCGGCAGCAGCCGCGGCAATGTTCTGGTTGTGCACCTGCACCCGGGCAGCGAGCTGGTTGAGCGGCTCGTCCGCAAACAGCGTCCACCAGTCGCCCCGGTCCACCGCATCGTTGGGCTGGGCGCTTTGCCACAGCGCGCCCGCTTCCTTGAAGCTGGCTGGCGCTGGCGTGGCGGGCACCTGGTAGACGGGGGCCACCGAGCAGGCGCTCAAGAGCCCTGCGCAGCATAGCGCCAGCGCCAGGCTGCGCAGCAGGGGGGCACGAAAAGAATAGGAAAGATCAAGAGAAGGCGTCATGGCGTATCAGTGTTCCAGGGTAGGCATGCCGTCACTCGAGGCACGGCCCAGGTCACGCTCGTTGGGCGCGCGGCGGCGCAGCTTGTCCAGCAGCACATAGACCACGGGGGTGGTGACCAGGGTCAGCAATTGGCTGGCCAGCAGGCCGCCAATGATGGCGATGCCCAGCGGCTGGCGCAGCTCCGAGCCCTGGCCAAAGCCAATGGCCAGTGGCAAGGCACCCAGCGCGGCGGCCAAGGTGGTCATCAGGATGGGGCGAAAACGCAGCAGGCAGGCCTCGCGCACCGCATCGATCGCGGTCAGCCCCCGTGATCGCTCGGCCTCCAGCGCAAAGTCGATGATCAGGATGGCGTTTTTCTTCACGATGCCAATGAGCAAGAACACCCCGATGAGCGCAATCACCGTGAACTGCATGTCAAACAGCATCAGCGCAATCACCGCGCCCACCCCCGCCGATGGCAGCGTGGACAATACGGTGATCGGGTGCACCAGGCTTTCATAGAGCATGCCCAGCACGATGTAGATCACGACAATCGCAGCCAGGATCAGGTAGAGCTGCTGGTTCTGCGATTTCTGAAAGCTCAGCGCCGTGCCCTGGAAGCTGCCGCGCACATTGATCGGCATGGCGATATCGGCCTCGGCCTGGGCAATCACCTGCTGGGCTTCGCTCAGCGCCACGCCTGCGTCCAGGTTGAACGATATCGTCGTCGACAGCTCACCATCCTGGTGGTTCACACTGGTGGGCGCAGGGCGCTCAAGCACCTTGGCAAAGCTCGACAGCGGCACCATGGTGGCCACGCTGGTGCTGATCACGCTGCCGGTCGATGCACTGCGCAGCGCCGGGTTGGCCGCGGTGCCCTCGGTGCCGCTCAGGTTCGATGGCACATAGATATCCTGCAGCGCCGGCGGCCCACGCGTGTATTCGGGCGCCCACTCCATGATCACCGAGTACTGGTTCAGATCGCTGTAGATGGTGGCCACCGAGCGCTGACCAAAGGCGTTGTAGAGCGCATTGTTGATGGACTTGGCATTCACCCCCAGGCGTGCTGCAGCCTGCTTGTCCACCTCGACATAGACTTCCACGCCGCTGTCGGACTGGTCGGTGTCCACGTCCTGCAGCAAGGGCTCTTGCTTGAGCCGCTCGGCCAGGCGCGTGGCCCATTTCTTCATGTCGGCGGTGTTGTCGCTCTTGAGGGTGTACTGGTAGGTCGAGTTCGACGAGCGCCCCCCCATGCGCAAATCCTGCACCGGGTTCAGAAACACGCGCAGACCGGTGATCTGCGACAGCTGCGGCCGCAGGCGCGCGACCACCTGCAGGCTGGTCACATCGCGCTCGCTCACCGGCTTGAGGTTGATGAACACAAAGCCGCCGCCCGAGCGGCTGCCGCCGGCAAAGCCCACCACCGTGTCGATGGCCGGGTCCTGCTGGATGATGGCCAGTGCCTCCTTGAGCTTGCCGGCCATCGCGGTCGACGAGATGCTCTGGTCTGCGCGCAGGCCGCCGGCGAGCTGGCCATTGTCCTGCTGCGGGAAAAAGCCCTTTTGCACATGCATGAACAAATAGCCATTCATGCCGATGACGATCACCAGGATCAGCATCACCACGGCCTTGGCATGCAAGGCCCAATCCAGGCAGCGCTCATAAACGCGCAACATCCAGTCATAGCCGCTTTCCAGCGCGCGGGCAAAGCGGCCGCGCGGCGCCGTCTCAATCGCATCCTCATTGCGCAGAAACCAGGCGCACATCATCGGCGTGGTGGTCAGCGAGATGACCAGCGAGATCATCACCGCGACCGACAAGGTCACGGCGAACTCCTTGAACAAACGGCCGATCTGCCCTTCCATGAACAGCAGCGGAATGAACACCGCCACCAGGGACAGGCTGATCGACAGCACGGTAAAGCCCACCTCGCGCGCGCCCTGCAGCGCGGCGGCCATCTTGTCCATGCCCTGCTCGATATGGCGGCTGGTGTTCTCCAGCACCACAATCGCATCATCGACGACAAAACCGGTGGCGACCGTCAGCGCCATCAGGCTCAAGTTGTTCAGGCTATAGCCCAGCAGGTACATCACGCCAAAGGTGCCCAGCAGCGACACCACGGTGGCCACCGCCGGAATCACCGTGGCGCGCGCCTTGCGGATAAAGGCGCCCACCACCAGCACCACCAGGATCACCGACACCATCAAGGTGGTCTCGATCTCGCGCAGCGACGAGCGGATCGAGTTGGTGCTGTCGCTTGCCACCTGGATCTTCACATCCTTGGGCAGCTGGGCCTGCAGCTCGGGCAGGAGCTTGCGCACGTTGTCCACGGTATTGATGATGTTGGCGCCGGGCTGGCGCGTGATCAGCACCAGGATGGCGGGCTGGCCGTTGAACAGCCCCATCGTGTAGACATTGGCCGGCCCGTCGATGACGCGCGCCACATCGCCTAGGCGGACGGCCGCATTGTCGCGCCAGCCCACCACCAGGCCCTGGTACCAGCTGGCCTTGCGCTCGGGCGCGGGGGTGTAGATCTGCAGGCGGTTGCCGCCACTCTCGATGGCGCCCTTGGGCCGGTTGGCATTGGCCGCCTGGATGGCGGCGCGCACATCCTCGGTCGCAATGCCGTAGTGGCTCAGCGCCTGGGGCAAGAGCTCGACCCGCACCGCCGGCAAGGAGCCGCCGCCGATTTCCACATCGCCCACACCATCGACCTGCGAGATGCGCTGGCTCACCACGTTGGAGACTTCGTCATACAGCTCGCCGGGGGTGCGCGTGGGCGAGGTCATCGCCAAGATGATGATCGGCGAATCCGACGGGTTCATCTTGCGGTAGGTGGGGTTGCTGCGCAGGTCAGAAGGCAGATCGGTGCGCGCTGCATTGATGGCCGCCTGCACCTCGCGCGCGGCGCCATTGATGTCGCGGTTGAGGTCAAACTGCAAGGTCACATTGGCCGAGCCGGTCGAGCTGCGCGAGGTCATCTCGTTGACACCGGCAATCACGCCCAGGTGGCGCTCCAGCGGCGTGGCCACGCTCGAGGCCATGTTCTCTGGGCTCGCGCCCGAGAGGCTGGCCGTGACCGAGATCACCGGGTAGTCCACCTGCGGCAGCGGTGCCACCGGCAGCGCAAAGAACGCGGCAATACCCGCCAATGCCATGCCAATGGTCAGCAGGACCGTTGCGACCGGGCGTTTGACAAAGGGCTGGGACAGGTTCATGCCTGCACCTCGGAATGGCTTCCATCCGCAGTACCGGCTTGGCGGCGGCCAAAGCGGGCACCCAGGCGGTCAAACACCAGGTAGATCACCGGCGTGGTGAACAAGGTCAGCAACTGGCTGAGCATCAGCCCGCCAAAAATGGCCAGGCCCAGCGGGCGGCGCAGCTCGGCGCCCTCGCCCCAGCCAAACATCAGCGGCAGCGCGGCAAACAAGGCGGCCAAGGTCGTCATCAAGATGGGCCGAAAGCGCAGCAGCGCGGCCTGGTGGATGGCCTCTTGCGGTGCCATGCCCTGGTTGCGCTCGGCATCGATCGCAAAGTCGATCATCATGATCGCGTTCTTCTTGACGATGCCGATCAGCAAGATGATGCCGATGATGCCGATCACGCCCAGGTCGTTGCCGCTGATCATCAGCGCCAGCAAGGCGCCCACGCCGGCCGATGGCAGGGTCGAGAGAATGGTGAGCGGGTGCACATAGCTCTCGTACAGCACGCCCAGCACGATGTAGACGCAGACCAGCGCCGCCAAAATCAAGACCAGCTGGCTGGTGAGCGAGTTCTGGTAGGCCGCCGCTGCGCCCAGGAACTCCATGGTCAGCGACGCGGGCATGCCGATGTCCTTGGCCGCCTGCTTGATGGCATCGACCGCATGGCCCAGCGACACGCCAGGCGCCGTGTCAAAGCCCAGGGTGGCGGCCGGGTACTGCGACACGCGGGTCACCTGCAGCGGCGCCATCTGCTCCTCGATCTTGGCAATCGCCGACAGCGGCGTAGCGCCCGTGCTGCTGGCATTGATGGCCAGGTTGCCCAGGGTCTGCACGCTGTTGAGCTGCTCCTGCTGCGCCTCCAGAATCACCCGGTACTGGTTGGTCTCCGTGAAGATCGTCGAGACAATGCGCTGGCCAAAGGCGCTGTAGAGGCTGTCATCGATGCTGCTGGCGCTGATGCCCAGGCGCGATGCGGTATCGCGGTCCACATTCACATAGGCCGACAGGCCCTTGCGCCCGGCGTCGCTCGTGGCATTGCGCACCTGGGCCACATTCTGCAGCTGGCTGACGAGCTTTTGCGTCCAGTCATTGACCTGGTCGGTGTTCACGCCGCCGATCGACAGGCGGTATTCGGTAGGGCCGGTTTGCGAGTCGATGGTCAGGTCCTGCGAGGGCTGCAGAAAAATGCGCACCCCCGCCACCTGGCTCACCCGCTCGCGCAGGCGCTGCATCACCTCATCCTGCGCATCATGCGGCCGGGTCAGGTTGATCGACAGGCTGCCGGTGTTGAGCATGGTGTTGTTGGCCGCATCCACGCCCACCACCGAGCTGACCGAGGCGACATCCTTGTCCTGCAGGATGGCGCTCACGGCCTGCCGCTGCAGGTTGCTCATGCGGGCAAAGGACACTTCTTGCGCCGCCTCGATCTGCGCCTGCAGCTGGCCGGTGTCCTGCGTCGGGAACAGGCCCTTGGGGATGGCCAGGTAGAGCAGGCCCGTCAGCACCACGGTGGCCACGGCCACGACCAGGGTCAGCGCCTGGTGGCGAAACACCCAGTGCAGCCCCCGGTCGTAGTGGTGGATCACCTTGTCGAAACCGCGCTGCACCGAGCTGGCCCAGCCGCGCGTGTGCGCGCTGGTGTCCTCTTGCTTGAGCCAGCGCGCCGACATCATCGGCACCAAGGTGAGCGAGACCACTGCCGAGATT encodes the following:
- a CDS encoding helix-turn-helix transcriptional regulator, which gives rise to MNNTRAYDPVSSPCAAEHSARFADRHVSRIMAALQDEKSLTAGEMAECTGMTVEQICRRLPELERRGHTQVVQFEGADLLRNGYRVWEAV
- a CDS encoding LexA family transcriptional regulator, whose protein sequence is MVEYKDRLVQAMTAAEMKTADLADRLGLSYQAIKKVVDGNTKALTAENSARAAQLLNVSSDWLALGEGTMSRSNMVMPYSDLSPAPIPGRPTIAVPVLSNSASMGSGAELLEHDVLTGDLKLSQEWVTQRVKPSHVQALRFIHAYGDSMKGTFNDGDILLVDTGIRLVDIDGVYVLCAHDRLFVKRVRQRWDGQFEISSDNPSIKTSDLLDGREQLDVRGRVLWAWNGQKL
- a CDS encoding DNA/RNA non-specific endonuclease, which codes for MACPPPRSAKRPAKKKKASKSAPGLLRGYLRGMVGKGAIAAYSAVAAIASAAYVPQLDPIRQWAVSHSTQWLQQLPPVQTVQHWVEEVQSTAADWQSRFLEIARQSRGAASDAGHASATPTPPPSSQASSDKGSQGFADCAEQLPASAPLSAASVGRNWMPVTLCSTGFAVLYSGLSKTPIVTVERLSRQRLQGAAGLQRTDHFYADARLRAAYKAELSDYQASGYDRGHMAPAADQSTATGMAQSFALSNMVPQDPTHNRQVWSKLEADVRKYAKRASGNVFVYTGPLFEGQTPTIGRNQVWVPSHLYKLVFDEQQQRAWAWVLPNRGDAQLGAPMSYAQFVQRTGRNFLPHLH
- a CDS encoding efflux transporter outer membrane subunit, giving the protein MTPSLDLSYSFRAPLLRSLALALCCAGLLSACSVAPVYQVPATPAPASFKEAGALWQSAQPNDAVDRGDWWTLFADEPLNQLAARVQVHNQNIAAAAAAVQQAQAALRVEQAGLLPTVSGSLGQTRQGGSQSSSNGSASLGISAAWDADLWGRLRESVSAAQSSAQASEADLAAARLSAVGSLVQNYFRLREADAEMQILLQSIEGYQRSLLIAQNRYDVGVEARTAVLQAQTTLTNTQASVESLRQSRQTYEHAIAVLTGQAPAQFDLPPAAWNVTVPEIPGVVPSTLLERRPDIAAAERAVAAANAQIGVAQAAYYPSLGLSGSLNRSGSNIGNLFSASGLLWSLGASLSQSIFNAGATTAQVDSARAAHAARTASYRQSVLAAFQAVEDVLSNVAALNAQKPLLQQSLDSAEKVEQQMLNRYKEGQVPYTDVVTAQATALSARRSLIQLQLNQQLAAAQLIQELGGGWHADWMKPGA
- a CDS encoding efflux RND transporter permease subunit, translated to MNLSQPFVKRPVATVLLTIGMALAGIAAFFALPVAPLPQVDYPVISVTASLSGASPENMASSVATPLERHLGVIAGVNEMTSRSSTGSANVTLQFDLNRDINGAAREVQAAINAARTDLPSDLRSNPTYRKMNPSDSPIIILAMTSPTRTPGELYDEVSNVVSQRISQVDGVGDVEIGGGSLPAVRVELLPQALSHYGIATEDVRAAIQAANANRPKGAIESGGNRLQIYTPAPERKASWYQGLVVGWRDNAAVRLGDVARVIDGPANVYTMGLFNGQPAILVLITRQPGANIINTVDNVRKLLPELQAQLPKDVKIQVASDSTNSIRSSLREIETTLMVSVILVVLVVGAFIRKARATVIPAVATVVSLLGTFGVMYLLGYSLNNLSLMALTVATGFVVDDAIVVLENTSRHIEQGMDKMAAALQGAREVGFTVLSISLSLVAVFIPLLFMEGQIGRLFKEFAVTLSVAVMISLVISLTTTPMMCAWFLRNEDAIETAPRGRFARALESGYDWMLRVYERCLDWALHAKAVVMLILVIVIGMNGYLFMHVQKGFFPQQDNGQLAGGLRADQSISSTAMAGKLKEALAIIQQDPAIDTVVGFAGGSRSGGGFVFINLKPVSERDVTSLQVVARLRPQLSQITGLRVFLNPVQDLRMGGRSSNSTYQYTLKSDNTADMKKWATRLAERLKQEPLLQDVDTDQSDSGVEVYVEVDKQAAARLGVNAKSINNALYNAFGQRSVATIYSDLNQYSVIMEWAPEYTRGPPALQDIYVPSNLSGTEGTAANPALRSASTGSVISTSVATMVPLSSFAKVLERPAPTSVNHQDGELSTTISFNLDAGVALSEAQQVIAQAEADIAMPINVRGSFQGTALSFQKSQNQQLYLILAAIVVIYIVLGMLYESLVHPITVLSTLPSAGVGAVIALMLFDMQFTVIALIGVFLLIGIVKKNAILIIDFALEAERSRGLTAIDAVREACLLRFRPILMTTLAAALGALPLAIGFGQGSELRQPLGIAIIGGLLASQLLTLVTTPVVYVLLDKLRRRAPNERDLGRASSDGMPTLEH
- a CDS encoding efflux RND transporter permease subunit is translated as MSPSRPFIQRPVATALLMLAIVLTGLVGFRLLPLSALPEVDYPTIQVQTLYPGASPEVMSRTVSAPLERQLGQMSGLDRMASTSAAGVSIVTLQFQLGLSLDVAEQEVQAAINASSALLPADLPAPPIYAKVNPADTPVMSLAITSKELPLTEVQNIVNTRLAQKISQVTGVGLVSLEGGQKPAMRIQANTQALAANGITLSSLRTAISNANSNTAKGSFDGPKRSYSINSNDQLLTAADYMNLVVSWKDGAPVMMKDVARVVASAENDRLAAWVDETPAIILNVQRQPGANVIATVDAIKQRLPELTASLPASVEVKVLTDRTTGIRASVEHVQMELALAVVMVVLVIFFFLHSLRATVIASLAVPISLIGSCGAMYLLGYSLNNLSLMALTIATGFVVDDAIVMIENIARYIEEGETPMAAALKGAAQIGFTIISLTVSLIAVLIPLLFMGDIVGRLFREFAVTLAITILISAVVSLTLVPMMSARWLKQEDTSAHTRGWASSVQRGFDKVIHHYDRGLHWVFRHQALTLVVAVATVVLTGLLYLAIPKGLFPTQDTGQLQAQIEAAQEVSFARMSNLQRQAVSAILQDKDVASVSSVVGVDAANNTMLNTGSLSINLTRPHDAQDEVMQRLRERVSQVAGVRIFLQPSQDLTIDSQTGPTEYRLSIGGVNTDQVNDWTQKLVSQLQNVAQVRNATSDAGRKGLSAYVNVDRDTASRLGISASSIDDSLYSAFGQRIVSTIFTETNQYRVILEAQQEQLNSVQTLGNLAINASSTGATPLSAIAKIEEQMAPLQVTRVSQYPAATLGFDTAPGVSLGHAVDAIKQAAKDIGMPASLTMEFLGAAAAYQNSLTSQLVLILAALVCVYIVLGVLYESYVHPLTILSTLPSAGVGALLALMISGNDLGVIGIIGIILLIGIVKKNAIMMIDFAIDAERNQGMAPQEAIHQAALLRFRPILMTTLAALFAALPLMFGWGEGAELRRPLGLAIFGGLMLSQLLTLFTTPVIYLVFDRLGARFGRRQAGTADGSHSEVQA